One bacterium genomic window carries:
- a CDS encoding transposase encodes MAMGQQKDRQGDLMVGWSEMPRSPGHVFYDRLQSVLVEADFDALVEATCKPYYAARMGAPSVPPGRYFRMHLVGYFEGIDSERGLEWRCSDSLSLREFLRLESRARVPDHSWLSKTRSRLPHEVHQAVFDWVLARIAEAGLIKGERIGVDASTMEANAALRTIVRRDSGEGYREMLERLAAESGIETPTAEDLVRLDRARKGKKLSNEDWVSKSDPEAKIAKMKDGTTHLAYKPEHAVDLDTGAVVAAELHPADEGDTTTLAKTLTAAKERLEAVDLGPTTEAPAECVTDKGYHSRAVLKALDNGPWKTRIAEPKPKGFARWRGDEAARRAVTNNRARLLSEVARQTFRLRAEIVERSFAHSLDRGGMRRTWLRGRENVHKRYLLHVAGHNLSLLMRQLIGAGTPKEAVARGYMAIFLILTPDGAFLVTLLVVQSAQLGFAATFLPRE; translated from the coding sequence GCTCTTGTCGAGGCGACCTGCAAGCCCTATTACGCGGCGAGGATGGGGGCGCCTTCGGTGCCGCCGGGGCGCTACTTCCGTATGCACCTGGTGGGCTACTTCGAGGGCATCGACAGCGAGCGTGGGCTGGAGTGGCGGTGCTCGGATTCCCTGTCGCTGCGGGAGTTCCTGCGGCTGGAGAGCCGGGCGCGGGTGCCGGACCATTCCTGGCTGTCGAAGACCCGCTCGCGCTTGCCCCACGAGGTCCATCAGGCGGTCTTCGACTGGGTTCTGGCGCGGATTGCCGAGGCCGGGCTGATCAAGGGCGAGCGGATCGGCGTTGATGCCTCGACCATGGAGGCCAACGCGGCGCTCAGGACCATCGTGCGGCGCGACAGCGGCGAGGGCTACCGGGAGATGCTGGAGCGCCTGGCCGCGGAGAGCGGGATCGAGACGCCGACGGCCGAGGACCTGGTGCGCCTGGACCGGGCCCGCAAGGGCAAGAAGCTGTCCAACGAGGACTGGGTCTCGAAGAGCGACCCCGAGGCCAAGATTGCCAAGATGAAGGACGGCACGACCCATCTGGCCTACAAGCCCGAGCACGCGGTCGACCTGGACACGGGCGCCGTCGTGGCGGCGGAGCTGCACCCGGCCGATGAGGGCGACACGACGACCCTTGCCAAGACGCTGACGGCGGCCAAGGAGAGGCTCGAGGCGGTGGACCTGGGACCGACCACCGAGGCACCGGCCGAATGCGTGACCGACAAGGGCTATCACTCACGGGCGGTCTTGAAGGCCCTGGACAACGGTCCCTGGAAGACGCGGATCGCCGAGCCCAAGCCGAAGGGCTTCGCGCGCTGGCGCGGCGACGAGGCGGCGAGGCGCGCGGTCACCAACAACCGGGCGCGGCTCTTGTCCGAGGTCGCCCGGCAGACCTTCAGGCTGCGCGCCGAGATCGTCGAACGCTCCTTTGCCCACAGCCTTGATCGTGGCGGCATGCGACGAACCTGGCTGCGCGGGCGCGAGAACGTGCATAAGCGCTACCTGCTCCACGTCGCCGGCCACAATCTGAGTCTCCTGATGCGCCAACTGATCGGCGCCGGCACCCCGAAGGAGGCCGTGGCACGGGGATATATGGCCATTTTCCTCATTCTGACGCCCGACGGAGCGTTCCTGGTCACCCTCCTCGTCGTGCAGAGCGCTCAGCTCGGTTTCGCCGCCACATTTCTCCCCCGCGAGTGA